TCGTCGACTTCGCGGCGGGGCTCGTGCGCCTCGACAACCGCGACTACGTCGGCGCGGTCGAGAAGCTCGCTCCCGCGCTCACGCGCTCCCACGACGCGCTCGTCGTGCAGCTCGCGTACGACGAGGCCAAGAAGCGCGCGAGCGCCTCGGCGAAGCAGTCGGCGAAGGACAAGGTGAGGTCCGGTCTCCGCGGTCTGCTGAAGCGGCCCTGAGCGCGCGCTGGGATGCGGCGCGCGTCGCCGTCGCGACCGTCTTCCTGATCGACGGGCTCACGTTCGGCGTCTGGGTCGCGCACCTGCCGCTCGTGAAGAGCGGGCTGCGCCTCTCCGATCTCGCGTTCTCCGCCGCGCTCGCGGGGCTCGTCGCCGGCGCGTTCGTCGCGCAGCCGATGGCCGGCGCGCTCGCCACGCGCTTCGGCAGCCGCCGCATGACGCGCGTCGCGTCGGTCGCCGCGTGCCTCACGCTCGCGCTCCCCGCGCTCGCGCCGTCGCTCGCCGCGCTCGTCGCCGCGACCGCGCTGCTCGGCTTCACGCGGGGCGCCACCGAGGTGCCGATGAACGCGCAGGCGACGCTGTACGAGCTGCGCGTCGGCGCGCCGCGCATGTCGACGTTCCACGCGTGCTTCAGCCTCGGCGGCTTCGCCGGGGCGGGCATCGCCGCGCTGCTCCTGCGCGCGGGCTCCCCCGCGGCCGCCACGCTCGCCGGCGTCGGCGCGGGGTGCGCGGTCGTCTCGGCGCTCGTCAGCCGCCATCTCCTGCGCGACACGCCACACCCCGACGCGCCGGACGATCATGCGCACCTCTCGCTCGGGACGCTGCTGCGCGACGGGGCGCTCGTGGCCCTCGGCGCGCTCGCGTTCTGCGGCATGTTCGGGGAGGGCGCGATGGCCGACTGGAGCGCGCTCCTGCTCGAGCGCACCACCGGCGCCGCGCCGGCCGCCGCGGCGCTCGGCTACGCGGCGTTCTCGGTCGCGATGACGCTCGGCCGCGCGACCGGCGACGCGGTGATCGCCGCGGTCGGTCGCGCGCGGACGCTGCGCGCGAGCGGCGTGCTCGCCGCCGCGGGACTCACGCTCGCCCTCGTCGCCCCGTACGCCGCCGCGGTCGCCGGCTGCGCGATCGTGGGGCTCGGCTACGCGAACCTCGTCCCGATCCTGTTCAGCGCGAGCGGCCGACGCGCCGGCCACGCCGGCATCGCCGCCGTGTCGACGGTGGGCTACGCCGGATTCGTCGTCGGCCCACCGGTCATCGGCGGCCTGTCACAGCTGCTCGGCAGCCTGCCGATCGCGCTCGTGGTGGTGGCGCTGTTCGCGCTGGCGATCGCCGCGGGGGCCGGCGTCGTGTCGCGCGAGACGTGATCAGGGCGTGCTCATCACGACTCCACGTACGTGGAGTCTTCCAGGCGCGATGACGCTCCATGTGACGACGGCCGTCAGGCCGCCACCCGCGCCGGCGGCCGGCGTGCGGCGCCGTTCACGGCAGCGTCGCCATCACCGTCGGCGGGACGATCTTCTTGCCCAACGCGTCCAGGACCTCGCGCGTGTCCTTCGGCAGCACGTCGGTCGACAGGATCGCATCGGCCACGCGACGGGCGTCCTCGATGGCGAGCGCGGTGCCCGCGTCGGGCTCCGTCCCCGCGAACCGGAAGCTCCGCGCGAAGAACTTCGCCGACGCGCCGATGTCCTCGCCGACCGTGCGGCGGGCGATATCCTTCGGCACCTTCAGCCCCCACGCAGCCTGCCGCCAGTGATGCTCGGCGAGCAGCCGGTCGGTCTGCGCGAACGCGCTGTCGAGCGTCGGGAGCGCGACGTCGGCCTTCGCCCGCAGGCGCGCGACGAGCTTGTCGAGCAGGCTCTCGGCGTCCATGAGCCGCAGGCCGACGTTCTCGTCGCGGCTCCGCCCCATCTCCTGGCGGACGTAGGCGGACGCGAGACTCAGCGTGTAGGCGGCGTGCCCGGCGTCGTGATCGACGACGAGACGACGGACGGCGGGGAAGTCCGCCGAGTAGGTGGGCTGCGCGCGCGTCGGAGCGGCGGCGGCGAGCAGCGCGACATAGGAAAAGGCGACCGACGCCAGTCTCCGGGTCCGCATGGAAGTCCTCCTCGGAATCGGCCCGACGCATGGGCGCCGCGGCCGTCGCGCCGGCGGCGTCGCGCCGAGCTTCGGGAAGAGGATGCGGCGCCCGAGTCGGCACGTCAGTCGGACGACAGGCGACACCGCGTCGGGGGACTCGCGGACGCCCCAGTACCTGGGCCCCTGCGCCCGCGGTACCTTGCCGCCGCGCCGTGTACCCCGCGGCGTCGGTCCTCCCGCTTCCCGTTCGCCCACGCGATGCGCGCTTCCCACCTCCGACTACTCGCGGCGCTCGGCCCGCTGCTCGTCGCGGCCCCCGCCGCCGCCCAGGTCGACACGGCGCTGCTCGCGCCGCTCCGCTGGCGCATGATCGGGCCGTTCCGCGGGGGACGTACGAAGGCGTCCGCCGGCGTACCGAGTCGCCCGGGGACGTTCTATGCCGGTGTCGTGAACGGCGGCGTGTGGAAGACCGACGACTACGGGCGCACGTGGAGCCCGATATTCGACCAGGCGCCTAACGGTTCCGTCGGCGCCATCGCCGTGTCGCCGTCGAACCCCGACGTGATCTACGTCGGCAGCGGCGAGGGATTGCAGCGTCCCGATCTCGCCGCCGGCGACGGCGTCTACAAGTCCACCGACGCGGGCCGCACGTGGACGCACCTCGGCCTGCGCGACGCGCAGCAGATCCCGCAGATCGTCGTCGATCCGCGAGATCCCGACCGGCTGTTCGTCGCCGCGATGGGGCACCCGTACGGGCCTAACGCCGAGCGCGGGCTGTTCCGCTCCACCGACGGCGGGCGGACGTATCAGAAAGTCCTCTATCGCGACGAGAACACCGGCGTCGTCGACGTCGTGCTCGACCCGCGCGACCCGAGCACCGTGTACGCGGTGACGTGGGAGTCGCGCCAGGCGCCGTGGGAGAACGGTGTGTTCAACGGGCCGGGGAGCGGGCTGTGGAAGTCCACCGACGGCGGCGACCACTGGACGCAGCTGACCAGCGGCCTGCCCAACTACGTCGACGACGGGCTCGGACGCATCGGCATCACCGTGGCGCCTAACGACCCGCGGCGCCTGTTCGCGACGGTGGAGTCGCGTCGCCGGGGCGGGCTCTATCGCTCCGACGACGCCGGCGCGACATGGACGCTGGTGAACTCCGACCCGCGCGTCACCGAGCGTGGCAGCGACTTCGCCGAGGTGAAGGTCGATCCGACGAACCACGACGTCGTGTACACGGCGAGCGTCGTCGCATGGAAGTCGGTCGACGGCGGCCGCACGTTCGCTCCACTCAAGGGCGCGCCCGGCGGCGACGACTACCACCGCTTCTGGATCCACCCGACGGCGCCCGACGTCATGCTCCTCGCCGGCGACCAGGGCGCCGTGATCACGGTGAACGGCGGGCGCACGTGGAGCTCGTGGTACAACCAGCCGACGGCGCAGATGTACCACGTCTCCGCCGACAACGCGTTCCCGTACCGCGTCTGCAGCGGCCAGCAGGAGAGCGGCTCGGCGTGCGTGGCGAGCCGCAGCAACGACGGCGCGATCACGTTCCGCGACTGGCATCCGGTAGGCGCGGAGGAGTACGGCTACGTCGTCGCCGACCCGAAGAACCCGGACATCGTCTACGGCGGCAAGCTGTCGCGCTACGACCGGCGCACCGGCCAGACGCAGCAGATCTCGCCCTGCCCCGTGCGCGCCGGCGACTACTGTCGCGCGGTGCGCACGATGCCCGTGGCGTTCTCGCCGGCCGACTCCACGACGCTCTACTACGCGACGAACGTCGTGTGGAAGACGCTCGACGGCGGCAGGAGCTGGACGCGCATCAGCCCCGATCTCACGCGTCGCGACTCGGTCGTGCCGCCCAACGTCGGCAGCTACGCCGCGCTGCCGCAGGCGCGCGCGCGACACCCCGGCGTCGTGTACGCGCTCGCCCCGTCGCCGCGCTCGACGAGCGTGCTGTGGGCCGGCACCGACGACGGCCTGATCCAGCTCACGCGCGACGGCGGCCGCACCTGGACGAACGTCACGCCGCCGCAGCTCGTGCCGTGGGCGAAGGTGTCGATCCTCGACGCGTCGCACTTCGACGCGAACGTCGCCTACGCCGCCATCAACACGTTCCGACTCGACGACCTGCGGCCGCACATCCTCCGCACCCGCGACGGCGGCCGCACGTGGACCGAGATCCACGACGGCATCCCCGACGGCGGCGCGGTGAACGTGGTGCGCGAGGATCCCGGGCGGCGCGGACTCCTGTATGCCGGCACCGAGCAAGCGGTCTACGTCTCGTTCGACGACGGCGACCACTGGCAGTCGCTGCGGCGCGATATGCCGGCGACGTCGGTGCGCGACCTCGTGATCAAGGACGACGACCTCGTGATCGGCACCCACGGCCGCGGCTTCTGGATCATGGACGACATGACGCCGCTGCGGCAGATCGCGCCTAACGGAGCACGCCCCGCCGCTACGCTGCTGCGGCCGGCCCGCGCCACGCGCGTGCGCTGGAACACGTGGCCCGACACGCCGCTCCCG
This DNA window, taken from Gemmatirosa kalamazoonensis, encodes the following:
- a CDS encoding MFS transporter, whose protein sequence is MDGLTFGVWVAHLPLVKSGLRLSDLAFSAALAGLVAGAFVAQPMAGALATRFGSRRMTRVASVAACLTLALPALAPSLAALVAATALLGFTRGATEVPMNAQATLYELRVGAPRMSTFHACFSLGGFAGAGIAALLLRAGSPAAATLAGVGAGCAVVSALVSRHLLRDTPHPDAPDDHAHLSLGTLLRDGALVALGALAFCGMFGEGAMADWSALLLERTTGAAPAAAALGYAAFSVAMTLGRATGDAVIAAVGRARTLRASGVLAAAGLTLALVAPYAAAVAGCAIVGLGYANLVPILFSASGRRAGHAGIAAVSTVGYAGFVVGPPVIGGLSQLLGSLPIALVVVALFALAIAAGAGVVSRET
- a CDS encoding WD40/YVTN/BNR-like repeat-containing protein — its product is MRASHLRLLAALGPLLVAAPAAAQVDTALLAPLRWRMIGPFRGGRTKASAGVPSRPGTFYAGVVNGGVWKTDDYGRTWSPIFDQAPNGSVGAIAVSPSNPDVIYVGSGEGLQRPDLAAGDGVYKSTDAGRTWTHLGLRDAQQIPQIVVDPRDPDRLFVAAMGHPYGPNAERGLFRSTDGGRTYQKVLYRDENTGVVDVVLDPRDPSTVYAVTWESRQAPWENGVFNGPGSGLWKSTDGGDHWTQLTSGLPNYVDDGLGRIGITVAPNDPRRLFATVESRRRGGLYRSDDAGATWTLVNSDPRVTERGSDFAEVKVDPTNHDVVYTASVVAWKSVDGGRTFAPLKGAPGGDDYHRFWIHPTAPDVMLLAGDQGAVITVNGGRTWSSWYNQPTAQMYHVSADNAFPYRVCSGQQESGSACVASRSNDGAITFRDWHPVGAEEYGYVVADPKNPDIVYGGKLSRYDRRTGQTQQISPCPVRAGDYCRAVRTMPVAFSPADSTTLYYATNVVWKTLDGGRSWTRISPDLTRRDSVVPPNVGSYAALPQARARHPGVVYALAPSPRSTSVLWAGTDDGLIQLTRDGGRTWTNVTPPQLVPWAKVSILDASHFDANVAYAAINTFRLDDLRPHILRTRDGGRTWTEIHDGIPDGGAVNVVREDPGRRGLLYAGTEQAVYVSFDDGDHWQSLRRDMPATSVRDLVIKDDDLVIGTHGRGFWIMDDMTPLRQIAPNGARPAATLLRPARATRVRWNTWPDTPLPIDEPQAENPPDGAPIDYWLPDDASRVSLEIVDAAGTVVRRVASDDAPEPLVEGRNIPDWWIRPSQPLPNGAGMHRWVWDLHETTPDAPRFEYPISAVLRNTPREPRGPWAMPGRYTVRLTVARGDSARVFTQPLDVRMDPRVATPSAALAARHALARRLADGMHRAAVARRAAGSAATRADSLARAADDLLALYEIVQGADVAPASQTAAAIDARLRALDVMLGRPTSGGAR